CAAGACCGCCGTAATAGAGCGGGGCGACGTGTCTAAGGTTCTTGAAGCCACAGGCATTGTCAAGGCGCAAGTGGGCGCACAGGTCAAGATCGGTGCGCAGGCTACAGGTGTGCTTGATTCAGTCCCCGTCAAGGTGGGGGATCGAGTGAAAAAAGGTGACCTCATCGCTGAAATTGATTCCCGCGAATTGCGTTCCCGCATTGCTGAAGCCCGTGCCAATCTCAGTCTGTCACAGGCCAAGCTGGAATACATGGAAAAGAACCTGCCCAGAAAGCGCTCTCTGGTGAAACAGAAACTGGAAGCGCAGGATTCCCTGGACATCGCCTATCAAGATGCGGAAATGGCCCGACACAGTGTGGCCTCGTCCCGAGCCAAGCTCAAGACGCTAGAAGTCCAGCTTTCCTACACCAAGATACATTCTCCCATTGACGGGGTCGTCAGTCAGGTAGCGGCTCAGGAAGGCGAGACCATCGTGTCCGGCCTGTCGGTGTCCAACCTGATCACCGTCCTTGACCCTACCAAGCTTGAGATGTGGATTTATGTGGACGAAACCGATGTGGGGCGTGTGGTCAACGATCTGCCTGTACGCTACACCGTGGACGCGTTCCGCGACAAAGTGTTCGAAGGGACTGTGGACAGAATTTACCCCGAGCCGGAAATCAGGGACAATATCGTATATTATCGTACCCTCGTGACGGTATCCCCGGAGGAGTCCAAGTGGTTGCGTCCGGAAATGACCACACAGTGTAAAATCATCGTGGAAACCAAAAAAGACGTTCTGACAGTTCCCAACACCGCGCTCAAGTGGGTCAAGAACCGTCAGGTCTGCTTCCGGGTTGATGATCCCAAGTCCGAACCGGTGGAAGTGTCTCCCAAACTCGGTCTGGTCGGTTTGCAGGCCAGTGAGGTGCTTGAAGGCCTTTCCGAAGGCGATACCGTGGCCACCCAACTTGTCCTGCCCGGTGTCAAGGTCGGCAAAAAGGGGATCTAGTCATGTCCCATCCAGCCATTAGTCTTGATGCCATCAACAAGACCTTTTTCCCGCAGGGTGAAAAGAAGGTCGGTGATGCAGAGCCGGGTATCGAGGTGCTCAAGTCCATCACGCTCGATGTTGATCCCGGTGAATTCATCGCTTTGCAAGGCACGTCCGGGTCAGGCAAGTCCACGTTGTTGCACATCATCGGGTTGCTCGATCGCCCCACGTCCGGGGTCTACCATTTGCTTGGCAGGGATGCCGCCTCTCTTGATGATGATGCACAGTCCGATCTGCGCAACCTTTCACTCGGGTTCGTTTTTCAGTCATTTTATCTTATCCCTTATGCCACGGCTCTGGAGAACGTCATTTTACCTGGACTTTATTCCGGCAAGCCACGAGCCGAGTTGCTCGCCAGAGCCGAGACGCTCATGGAGCAAGTCGGGTTGGCTGATCGTATGGACTTCAAGCCATCACGCCTGTCTGGAGGACAACAGCAACGGGTCGCCATGGCCCGTGCGTTGCTCAACGAGCCGCAGATCATTCTTGCCGATGAACCGACCGGGCAGCTCGATTCCGCGACTTCATCCGAGATCATGAAGCTTTTCCATGCCGTACACGAGGCCGGGCAGACTATTGTTCTGGTGACGCACGATGAAGATGTGGCCCGGGAGGCCGGGCGGGTCATCCGGCTGCACGACGGCTGTGTTGTCGAGGATGTACGAGTGTAGGAATGTCTGCTGACGAGACCAAAGAATCTTTTGAAAAAGGTTATCTGGCCAGTCCACATTTTTAAGGTTGTCTGCGGAGGCGAGATTTATACCGAAAATGTATTGTACGGTGATGTGTTCTTGAGGAAATAGAACAGATTTTCGACATCCCCCTGCTCCGCAAAGCGGCAACAAAAAGTTCGGAAAAAGAGGGGATGGGGGCAATTGCGATGATACGACTCATAGCGCGAATATTCAGTATGGGGTTTGAGGCTGTGTGGGCCTTCAAACTCCGGTCTTTTTTCGTAATCTTGGGTGTAGCGTTCGGCATTGCGAGTCTGACCCTGATCGTCACGGCGGTGGATGGCGCGAACAGAAAAGCTGTGGAGATTGTCGAAATGTTCGGGCCGGATTCGGCGCTGGTCTTTGGCGGCAACTTCAAGCAGCGAGCCGTGGGAATGCGGACGTTGACCTTAAGCCGGGAGGATGCGCAGCGGATTAGAGATTCCTTGCCGGGTGCGTATCAAGTGGTGCCCATGCGGGCCAAGTTCGGGCAGACGGTCAAGGCAGGCAGCAAGAATTATCAAGACGTACGAATCATCGGGACCACTGAGAACTATGCCTCTGTGTGGAACTGGCCGCTGGCCGAGGGCCGCGATATCACGGCAGAGGATGATGCGACGGGTGCAAAGATCGCGCTTTTGGGCGACAAACCTTCGCGGGAGCTGTTTGGTGATGAATCCCCGGTCGGCAAGGTCGTGTATATAAGCGATATCCCTTTTCAGGTTGTGGGCAAACTGTCCTACAGAGGTTTTGCTTCGGGCGGTGGTGGTGACATCGACAACCGTATTATCGTGCCGCTGACGACATTGGTGCAGCGCTATAATATGGACCGGAAATATTTTCGCGCACTGCGGGTGAAGTTTTATGAGCCTGATTATATGGATGCTCATACTGAGAATTTGCGTTCTTTGCTCCGAAGTCTCCATCACCTTGAACCCGAAGATGACGACGATTTTTCCATCCTGACGGCAGATGAGGTGTTGCAGTTCCTGTCCATGTTCAAGGGGGGACTGACAATCTTTCTGGGCGTGACAGCGGGTATCGCCATGCTCGTGGGTGGATTCGTGCTTGCCAATCTTTTTTCGATCTCAGTAAGCGAACGCGCCGAAGAGATAGGGCTGAAAAAGGCCATGGGGGCGCGCAATTCAGCGATAATGGGTCAGTTTCTGGTCGAAGCGTGCGCGTTGACCATGCTCGGCGGGGTGCTTGGGCTGTTCCTTGGGCTTGGGCTTGGGCAGTTCCTTTCGCGGCTTGATATTTTGACCATTCAATTCTCGTGGAAGGCCTTTTTCATGGCCTTGGCGGGGTCTCAGGCGGTCGGGTTGATTTTTGGTCTGAAACCCGCAAAACAGGCGGCAGAGCTTGATCCGATCCAGGCGTTGCGGGGCGAAGGGTAAGCCTCCGGGCTTGCACGAAAACCGACCGCACGGTAGAGACTACTCATGCGAATCAAGATTCCCAGAGTGCACGGCGAATCGCCGAAAGAGAAGGTGTTCCGGTCCTTGGCATTGGTGCTGGTCTTTGCTGCCGTGATCTGGGCCTTTTACATGAACAACAAACATGTGGTGGACGTCCTCAATCAGGAGGGCGCAGTCTATGATGAGACCAAGACCCTGGACACCAACCAGAAAAAATTCATCGTCTCGTTCACCAGATCTCTGCGCGACGAATACGGCATGGACTGCAAAATTCAGATTTATGGTGGCGATTTCGTGGTGCCGGATCTGGATGGGAAAACCATGTATATAGGGTTGGCTCCGGCTTTAGGTGAGTTGGAATTGCGATTCCCCCCAATGATGCGCAAGACGCTTGGCAAGGAATTCATAGAATCTCTCAAGACGACATTCCTGCTGCCATCCTTCAAGGAGGGCGACTGGCCCATGGCTATTCAGGAAGTATTGATGGAAATTTACAAAAAACTTGAACAATTGAAAAAAGAGGAGAGCGCCAGTGAGTGAGCGCGTCACCATGTATACCGATGGCTCCTGCCTGGGCAATCCCGGTCCCGGCGGATATGGCGCGGTCATGATATATGGCGAATATAAAGGCGAGGGTGCGGACAATTACAAGGAGTTCGCCCAAGGCTACAAAAAGACGACCAATAACCGCATGGAACTGCTTGCAGTCATTGTCGGGCTTGACGCATTGAGTCGTCCTTGTTCGGTTGAGCTGTGGACCGATTCGAAATATGTCCAGCAGGCCATTACCAAAGGGTGGCTCAAGAACTGGCAGCGCAATGGCTGGAAAACAGCCGCCAAGAAGCCGGTCAAGAATCAGGATCTCTGGCGCCGCCTCATGCCGCTCATCGAGAAGCATGACGTCAATTTCAATTGGGTCAAAGGTCATTCCGGTCACCTGTTCAACGAACGCGTTGACGATCTCGCCCGAAACGCTGCCTCAGGTGGCGGCCTTCTGGAAGACGAAGGCATGGAATAGTTCAATTCTGTTTAGCAACGAGAACGGCCCGGCGCACAGTATGCGTCGGGCCGTTGTTTTTGATTGGAGAATGTATTGAGTGCTATGCCTCAAGTTCCTTCATGAGCCATTCCTTGATGGCAGGCGTCAGTTCAAGGATGCCCTTGATACCTTTGATGTCGTCGAGCAGTTCTTTGGCGAGGGCTTCTGGAAGCTTTTTGGCGCACAGAATGGTGGAGCCGTAGTTATCCATTTTCATCAGGACGACTTTTGGGGCTTCCCATGTGTCGATTGCGAAATAAATGGAATACTCGCCGCTGGTGGTCACGGGTGAACGCATGGCGTCACGGTAGTTGTTGTTGCCCC
The genomic region above belongs to uncultured Pseudodesulfovibrio sp. and contains:
- a CDS encoding efflux RND transporter periplasmic adaptor subunit, with the translated sequence MKKLIFILIAALLTGGGVWYFNAGQSTGKVKVIKTAVIERGDVSKVLEATGIVKAQVGAQVKIGAQATGVLDSVPVKVGDRVKKGDLIAEIDSRELRSRIAEARANLSLSQAKLEYMEKNLPRKRSLVKQKLEAQDSLDIAYQDAEMARHSVASSRAKLKTLEVQLSYTKIHSPIDGVVSQVAAQEGETIVSGLSVSNLITVLDPTKLEMWIYVDETDVGRVVNDLPVRYTVDAFRDKVFEGTVDRIYPEPEIRDNIVYYRTLVTVSPEESKWLRPEMTTQCKIIVETKKDVLTVPNTALKWVKNRQVCFRVDDPKSEPVEVSPKLGLVGLQASEVLEGLSEGDTVATQLVLPGVKVGKKGI
- a CDS encoding ABC transporter ATP-binding protein, whose protein sequence is MSHPAISLDAINKTFFPQGEKKVGDAEPGIEVLKSITLDVDPGEFIALQGTSGSGKSTLLHIIGLLDRPTSGVYHLLGRDAASLDDDAQSDLRNLSLGFVFQSFYLIPYATALENVILPGLYSGKPRAELLARAETLMEQVGLADRMDFKPSRLSGGQQQRVAMARALLNEPQIILADEPTGQLDSATSSEIMKLFHAVHEAGQTIVLVTHDEDVAREAGRVIRLHDGCVVEDVRV
- a CDS encoding ABC transporter permease, with amino-acid sequence MIRLIARIFSMGFEAVWAFKLRSFFVILGVAFGIASLTLIVTAVDGANRKAVEIVEMFGPDSALVFGGNFKQRAVGMRTLTLSREDAQRIRDSLPGAYQVVPMRAKFGQTVKAGSKNYQDVRIIGTTENYASVWNWPLAEGRDITAEDDATGAKIALLGDKPSRELFGDESPVGKVVYISDIPFQVVGKLSYRGFASGGGGDIDNRIIVPLTTLVQRYNMDRKYFRALRVKFYEPDYMDAHTENLRSLLRSLHHLEPEDDDDFSILTADEVLQFLSMFKGGLTIFLGVTAGIAMLVGGFVLANLFSISVSERAEEIGLKKAMGARNSAIMGQFLVEACALTMLGGVLGLFLGLGLGQFLSRLDILTIQFSWKAFFMALAGSQAVGLIFGLKPAKQAAELDPIQALRGEG
- a CDS encoding TPM domain-containing protein, coding for MRIKIPRVHGESPKEKVFRSLALVLVFAAVIWAFYMNNKHVVDVLNQEGAVYDETKTLDTNQKKFIVSFTRSLRDEYGMDCKIQIYGGDFVVPDLDGKTMYIGLAPALGELELRFPPMMRKTLGKEFIESLKTTFLLPSFKEGDWPMAIQEVLMEIYKKLEQLKKEESASE
- the rnhA gene encoding ribonuclease HI; amino-acid sequence: MSERVTMYTDGSCLGNPGPGGYGAVMIYGEYKGEGADNYKEFAQGYKKTTNNRMELLAVIVGLDALSRPCSVELWTDSKYVQQAITKGWLKNWQRNGWKTAAKKPVKNQDLWRRLMPLIEKHDVNFNWVKGHSGHLFNERVDDLARNAASGGGLLEDEGME
- a CDS encoding DVU0772 family protein, with the translated sequence MSDDTNACKQWLNEVNWDMIHEDAVTLYLEWGNNNYRDAMRSPVTTSGEYSIYFAIDTWEAPKVVLMKMDNYGSTILCAKKLPEALAKELLDDIKGIKGILELTPAIKEWLMKELEA